A genome region from Desulfobacterales bacterium includes the following:
- a CDS encoding IscA/HesB family protein, with translation MVEVTEEAAKQIQEYFKDKEVTPIRIFLNAGGUGGPSLAMALDEPKDNDQVFDVNGFQFIMEKEFYEKAQPVKVDFLGYGFKIDSNIEFEATNSACGSCSTASGCGE, from the coding sequence ATGGTTGAAGTAACCGAGGAAGCGGCTAAACAAATTCAAGAATATTTCAAAGACAAGGAAGTGACACCGATTCGAATCTTTTTGAACGCCGGCGGTTGAGGCGGCCCATCGCTGGCCATGGCTCTGGATGAGCCTAAAGACAATGATCAGGTGTTTGATGTGAACGGTTTCCAGTTTATTATGGAAAAGGAATTTTACGAAAAAGCGCAACCCGTAAAAGTTGACTTTTTGGGATACGGGTTTAAAATCGATTCCAATATCGAGTTTGAGGCCACTAATTCCGCCTGTGGAAGCTGCAGCACAGCCAGCGGTTGTGGCGAGTAA